The following is a genomic window from Ignavibacteriales bacterium.
CAGACAGGTTGCCATCTGGACGAGCGTGTTCCTGATGTCTCTGTCGTTTCTCCTGTATGTGCAGCGGTTGTTCGTCGGAAATTTGTTCGCAAAGAAAGGTGTGCAGTAATGTTGTTTGGTGATGCGTTCAAGAAACTCAAAGATGGCTTGACGAAGACGAGGGATACTCTCTTCAGCAAGGTCGCAACGCTCGTCAGCACGAAGAAAATTATCGACGACGACATGCTCGACCGTTTGGAGGAAATCCTCATTTCAGGTGATGTGGGTTTTGAAACGACGGTCCTGATTCTTGACAACATCAAGAAGCGCGTCAAGCAGGAGAAAATCGAATCATCGGATCATTTGACGGATCTCCTAAAGGATGAAATTGCCAGTGTGCTGCATGTCAACGGAAATTCTGATTCATCAGAACTTCTTCTTCCGGCCGAACCAAGGCCGTATGTCATCATGGTGGTCGGTGTGAATGGGGTCGGCAAAACGACCACGATTGGCAAGCTGGCCAACGTCTACAAGGAAAAAGGTTACAAGGTGATCGTCGGGGCTGCCGATACATTCAGGGCCGCTGCCAACGAGCAGCTCGAGATCTGGGCGCAGCGTGCCGGCGTGGAGATTGTTCAGCAGGCGCGAGGAGCGGATCCGGCGGCGGTCGCTTATGATTCCCTCAGCTCGGCGATTTCACGGAAGGCCGACGTCGTCATCATCGATACCGCAGGGCGTCTCCACACGAAGATAAATTTGATGGAAGAATTGAAGAAAATTGGACGCGTGCTCGACAAGCGGCTTGCAGGCGCTCCGCACGAGGTGTTGCTTGTGCTCGACGCAACGACGGGTCAGAATGCGCTGCAGCAGGTGAAGCAATTCACGGCAGCTGTGGAAGTCACCGGGCTTGTGCTGACGAAAC
Proteins encoded in this region:
- the ftsY gene encoding signal recognition particle-docking protein FtsY → MLFGDAFKKLKDGLTKTRDTLFSKVATLVSTKKIIDDDMLDRLEEILISGDVGFETTVLILDNIKKRVKQEKIESSDHLTDLLKDEIASVLHVNGNSDSSELLLPAEPRPYVIMVVGVNGVGKTTTIGKLANVYKEKGYKVIVGAADTFRAAANEQLEIWAQRAGVEIVQQARGADPAAVAYDSLSSAISRKADVVIIDTAGRLHTKINLMEELKKIGRVLDKRLAGAPHEVLLVLDATTGQNALQQVKQFTAAVEVTGLVLTKLDGTAKGGIVLAISQELKVPVKFIGVGEQIDDLQVFDRRAFVDALFEGFNPES